A single genomic interval of Gammaproteobacteria bacterium harbors:
- a CDS encoding phage integrase N-terminal SAM-like domain-containing protein, protein MCRSLPSSKPAGQQHLVALKLQGKARKTIEAYAFSVRRIARHVDRCPDNLTADEFGDCFAALTKSQSARSGSTCSDHRSSSHCLMPWLATRLPGSSVSLTSSKLG, encoded by the coding sequence ATGTGCAGGTCACTGCCGTCGTCGAAACCCGCCGGCCAGCAGCACCTCGTCGCACTCAAGCTGCAAGGCAAAGCCCGCAAAACAATCGAAGCCTACGCCTTTTCCGTGCGCCGTATCGCCCGGCACGTTGATCGCTGCCCCGACAACCTCACCGCCGATGAATTCGGAGACTGCTTTGCCGCGCTGACCAAATCCCAGTCCGCACGCTCCGGATCGACATGCTCAGACCACCGCTCATCCAGTCACTGCCTGATGCCCTGGCTCGCGACAAGATTGCCCGGATCATCCGTGTCACTCACCTCGTCGAAGTTGGGCTGA
- the ilvD gene encoding dihydroxy-acid dehydratase, with amino-acid sequence MTDPKDSKDNARRYSSIVVDGVSQAPSRAMLRAVGFTEADFGKSQIGIASTWSMVTPCNMHIDQLARLAGEGADAAGGKSVIFNTITVSDGISMGTPGMRYSLVSREVIADSIETVVGAEGFDGLVSIGGCDKNMPGCAIAMVRLDRPSVFVYGGTIVPGANRCDIVSVFEAVGAVAAGRMSKAQLLAVEQTAIPGAGSCGGMYTANTMASAIEALGLSLPNSSAQDAISPDKLEDCRRAGAAVVELVRRGIKPSDILSREAFENAITVVIALGGSTNAVLHLLAIAHEAHIPLTLDDFTRIGARVPVLADLRPSGRYAMSELVAIGGIQPLMKMLLDRGLLHGKCMTVSGKTIAENLADIKLYPAGQDIIRNFTNPIKSDSHLIVMKGNIAPDGAVAKITGKEGLRFVGNARVFGSEETALEAILGGVVVAGDVVVIRYEGPKGGPGMREMLSPTSAIMGRGLGAEVALITDGRFSGGSHGFVVGHVSPEAAVGGPLAILQDEDRITIDAEKRTLEVDLSAAELEARRARWTLPPREVPRGVLSKYVRLVNSASLGAITT; translated from the coding sequence ATGACTGACCCAAAGGACAGCAAAGACAATGCGCGCCGCTATTCGAGCATTGTCGTGGACGGCGTTTCACAGGCACCCAGCCGGGCCATGCTGCGGGCTGTCGGATTCACCGAGGCTGACTTCGGGAAGAGCCAGATCGGGATCGCCTCGACCTGGAGCATGGTTACACCCTGCAATATGCACATCGATCAGCTGGCCCGGTTGGCCGGTGAAGGTGCCGATGCGGCGGGTGGCAAGTCGGTGATCTTCAACACCATCACCGTTTCGGACGGGATTTCGATGGGTACGCCCGGCATGCGCTACTCACTGGTGTCGCGTGAAGTGATTGCCGATTCGATCGAGACGGTCGTCGGTGCCGAAGGCTTCGATGGCCTTGTGAGCATCGGTGGCTGTGACAAGAACATGCCAGGTTGCGCGATTGCCATGGTACGCCTCGACCGGCCATCGGTGTTTGTCTACGGCGGCACGATTGTGCCCGGTGCCAACCGCTGTGACATCGTCTCGGTCTTCGAGGCGGTCGGTGCCGTCGCTGCCGGTCGCATGTCGAAGGCGCAGCTGCTGGCAGTCGAGCAGACGGCGATTCCGGGTGCGGGTTCCTGCGGCGGCATGTACACGGCGAACACGATGGCCTCGGCCATCGAGGCACTTGGTCTAAGCCTGCCGAACAGCTCCGCACAGGACGCAATCTCGCCAGACAAGCTGGAAGACTGTCGCCGGGCGGGCGCAGCTGTGGTCGAGTTGGTGCGTCGTGGCATCAAGCCTTCCGATATCCTGAGCCGCGAGGCTTTTGAAAATGCCATTACGGTAGTGATCGCGCTCGGCGGCTCGACCAACGCGGTCCTGCATCTGCTGGCGATCGCGCACGAAGCGCATATTCCGCTCACGCTCGATGACTTCACGCGGATCGGCGCGCGGGTGCCGGTGCTTGCTGACCTGCGTCCGAGCGGGCGATATGCGATGTCCGAGCTGGTGGCTATCGGCGGGATTCAGCCGCTGATGAAGATGCTGCTTGACCGGGGTCTGCTGCACGGCAAATGTATGACGGTCAGTGGCAAGACCATCGCCGAGAATCTGGCCGACATAAAGCTGTATCCAGCCGGTCAGGATATTATTCGTAACTTCACAAACCCCATAAAGAGTGACAGTCATCTTATTGTTATGAAAGGAAACATAGCACCAGATGGTGCGGTGGCCAAGATTACCGGCAAGGAGGGACTACGCTTCGTCGGCAATGCCCGGGTGTTCGGCTCGGAGGAAACCGCGCTGGAAGCGATACTCGGCGGCGTGGTTGTTGCCGGTGATGTGGTGGTGATTCGCTACGAGGGGCCAAAGGGCGGTCCCGGCATGCGCGAGATGCTGAGCCCGACCAGCGCGATCATGGGTCGCGGTCTGGGTGCCGAGGTCGCATTGATCACGGACGGCCGCTTCTCCGGCGGCAGTCACGGCTTTGTCGTCGGCCATGTTTCGCCCGAGGCCGCCGTCGGTGGCCCACTGGCGATCCTGCAGGATGAGGATCGCATCACCATCGATGCCGAAAAGCGGACGCTTGAGGTGGACCTTTCGGCTGCGGAACTCGAGGCGCGTCGTGCGCGCTGGACCCTGCCGCCGCGAGAGGTACCGCGCGGCGTGCTCAGCAAGTACGTACGACTGGTGAATTCGGCGTCGCTCGGCGCGATCACGACTTGA
- a CDS encoding PPOX class F420-dependent oxidoreductase, protein MTKQPVEIAIPKNKHPLIASTKFGVMSTIRHSDGMISSNPVGYFWDGEIIRISTLKSRVKYQNLLADSRVALCIVNAGNVMDYIEIRGHATLEDDPQRDFFRCQFMAGSGGVEPPEDIDPPGAERVIITIHPNRVSSPLLYGGRFDTPEK, encoded by the coding sequence ATGACCAAGCAGCCCGTCGAAATTGCCATTCCGAAGAACAAGCACCCGCTCATTGCCAGCACAAAATTCGGCGTAATGAGCACCATCAGACATTCGGACGGCATGATTTCGAGCAATCCGGTCGGCTACTTCTGGGATGGCGAGATTATTCGGATTTCTACGCTTAAGAGCCGGGTCAAATATCAGAATCTGCTGGCTGACTCGCGCGTCGCATTGTGCATTGTCAATGCCGGCAACGTCATGGACTATATAGAAATCCGCGGCCACGCCACGCTGGAGGATGATCCGCAACGTGATTTTTTCCGATGTCAGTTCATGGCAGGCAGCGGCGGTGTCGAGCCACCCGAGGATATCGACCCGCCGGGAGCCGAGCGCGTGATTATTACTATCCATCCGAACCGGGTTTCCAGTCCGTTGCTCTACGGCGGGCGCTTCGACACACCGGAAAAATAG
- a CDS encoding pyridoxamine 5'-phosphate oxidase family protein, whose protein sequence is MKNNFLVECEDDLESIIGKPIEVVKQKLRKSLDDSMMEFIRRSPLIFLSTVDDKGQVDISPKGDSPGFVHVDEKGNLLIPDRPGNKLMFGFKNILKNRNVGVIFVVPDMRETLRIKGQASLSKDPSLLQDLSARGKPALLCTSVTISECFFHCGKAMIRSNMWNPDAWVAHHDSLMVRQLAKSLDADEEFENVLEAQVEQNYRDELY, encoded by the coding sequence ATGAAAAATAACTTTCTCGTTGAATGCGAGGATGATCTCGAGTCGATTATTGGCAAGCCAATCGAAGTTGTTAAGCAAAAGCTCAGAAAATCCCTTGATGATTCCATGATGGAGTTCATTCGCCGATCACCACTCATCTTTCTTTCAACCGTCGACGATAAAGGCCAGGTAGATATTTCCCCAAAAGGTGATTCCCCCGGCTTTGTGCACGTTGATGAAAAAGGTAATCTGCTTATTCCGGACCGGCCTGGAAACAAGTTGATGTTCGGGTTCAAGAACATCCTGAAAAACAGGAACGTTGGCGTGATATTCGTGGTTCCCGATATGAGGGAAACCCTGAGGATCAAAGGACAGGCATCTCTTTCCAAGGATCCGTCCCTCCTGCAAGACCTGAGCGCCAGAGGAAAGCCGGCGTTACTGTGTACTTCTGTCACAATCAGCGAATGTTTTTTTCACTGCGGCAAAGCGATGATTCGTTCAAATATGTGGAACCCCGATGCTTGGGTAGCACATCATGATTCACTTATGGTGCGTCAGTTAGCTAAAAGCCTCGACGCTGATGAGGAATTTGAAAACGTATTGGAGGCCCAGGTGGAGCAGAACTATCGCGATGAACTCTACTAG